From Silene latifolia isolate original U9 population unplaced genomic scaffold, ASM4854445v1 scaffold_122, whole genome shotgun sequence:
accaccggtttctaatattgacgaagtagtactagcaaaatttatgtcaatcaaataaacatttaaagaagaaggtcccattagatgtcccacaactaacttgttgattcttcaataatttggggtagtttcctttctaacgtccaacaattaagacaatggaaactttatcggtcgggattgataggtttagtattgttattctcaataacgttacttttaacattaccttgtatcaattccattctaattttacttctttaaaaccttatccttttcttaacggtttaagaaaatgctcccactcatttcaatgagtctttgctttgagaagcaaaattatattcatgaagactactcttcattcgtttgtttagtcttaaaactttcattgaagtggttgcggtattttggtctattacgatttccaacaaatctagtcaccaaaatgatttaacgtttcaaaatacttaactcaattaagcacatgagaaaccattcattgtaagtagatatgttagtcgaaaatcaaaaacccttttgatcacgaataactttcatctatactcttcacaagagatccttacaatggataacacgaggtttttagaagaaaaattcaaattttgtctttagttacgatgttttaatggagatttgaactaaaaatcgaaatgatatcgtataatttgaggtaaagaaatagaacaatacgataacggaataatgaaaacaacacattcatcgttataataatacttgtaaataaaattaacaagatatgaacatttatatagtgacctctacccaactattataaatgattccaagatccaaattcatattaacttgggcacggtgtggccgatacatcccttatcaatataactcggtggattaactctttaatcgattctacttttagaactcttggtcgataaaattacattaacatttatctttagcccaaaacacatccgacaagggcacggtgtagccgattcatcccttatcaatacttttgttgagttgaacccaaattttgaataaatgtgtccatgatccaaatccacattaacttgggcacggtgtagccgattcatcccttatcaacatgaattcggtggatagacatttatcacccacttcccctacgtaacaaggtttgtaccccggtgtggccgagtgcactccctcacgaaataggttttcatggtttctactttttggtaaggctatgtctcaattgtttatttttagcgagaggtcatgtcaatttattatctatcacgttttaagtgaactaaagcggttaactacgataattgtaattgacacggtcgataaattcgatttaaaatgcatgtttagttatggcgatttagcgatgcatgtaacatataaataaaatgcaaagcataaaataaatcctagtatggccttcctaaaatagtaaatctaattaactattacatattcggaaaccaactcctttggtcccttgaacttcggtcttggcacgcatttcaaggcaacactttatttaatggatcgccttctcgagtggcaccgtcttcaaggaactccggaataaataaattacacaatgaattacataatttcctattatacatttgtaattaaaataaaaataaatctattaaattacaaaacggtgatacgagatcataataaattacaaccgaatcgatattcccatacatttcgggtaataccaattaaaaactaaggccatactaagtaaaattacataattcaaaaattacataaaataaaattatgacaatcataaataaaatgcagcattataatatgtatgaacatgcgcaattttatgctaaatcgcctttaaggagccaatatcatatattaatcggtttttacggatttgcgtgatttaaccttttgaAATCACTATAATTACTTTCATGGGATGAGAGAGAATCTAGAGAGAAGGAAAGATTCTAACTGATTTCTTCCACCTTCAGCAATGGCGAGGAAGAAGAAACCAACAAAAAATCTCAATCAAAATATTAATCATcaaaatagtaatagtaataatcaaaataaTCACAATAAGTCAGCGATTAAAGCTGCTAATACTAATATGAATAGTAACAATAATTCTACGATGAATTCACCAAAAACGGGAGGGAGACCTGCTCTACGGGTTTCGCCTTTGCGTTTTGAGGTGGATTTGGAGCCTATTGAGGAGGAAACTGATGGAGATGAGGAGGAGGAATCCGCGACTGTGGAGGACTCTGTTCGGCCTCTGTTACAACTCAGCAAGGAGGACGTTGACGGTGAGATACAATACTGGTCCACTTCTGTTTTCTGCTATATCCTAGGGGCAAACCCACCCAGTTCTGTGATCTCAGGGTTTGTCAAAAGGGTTTGGCAGTCTCATGGTGTTGATAAGGTGTCGTTCTTACCTAATGGAATTTTCATAGTGCGTTTTAAAACTAAGGAGCAACAACAACAGGTGCTAAACAATGGACACCTTCTTTTTTATAGTAAACCTGTTATCATTAAGGAATGGAGTCCAGATGTAGCTCTTATCAAACATGATGTGAAGCAGGTTCCTGTTTGGATGAAACTGTACGGTTTGGAGATCAAATTCTGGGGCAAAGAATGCCTGAAGAAATTGAGTGGAGAAGTTGGCAAATTCATCAAGTGTGATGACGCCACTTCAAAGCGTAGTTTCTTTGGGTATGCCAGAATTTTGATTGAGGTCCAAATTGGGCAAAACTTCCCAAAAGAGCTAAGCTTTGTTGATGAATTGGGATTGTTGCACAAGTTGAGGGTAGATTATGACTGGTTGCCTGTCTCTTGTGTACAATGTAAGGGTATGGGGCACACTGCAGAACAATGTAGGAAGGGTGAAGGGCACAAACCCCAGAGGAAGGTCTGGAAACCCAAAACCCAACCTGTGAAACCTGCGGTGCTGAACCCTCAACTAAAACCTGCAGGCACACCCAGAGCACAGGTGGTACAGAAGAATGTGTGTACACCTGTGGTCCAGCCGACTGTAACTCCACTTGTTACACCTGCTGTACTTGTGCCAAAGCGAGTTGAGATGAGCTCATTTCCTAGAAAGATTTTGACTAGGATGATGAGACAGGAGACAACTGATACTAGCCAACCTTCAGTTTCTGGAGTGTCTTTTCTGGATTCTTTAAACATGACAATATCAAGGAGAATGAGTGCTAGAAAACGTGGTTTGAGAAGGATTCAAGCTGATAATGGTTAAGATGGGGTTTTGGAACATAAGGGGCATGAATAGTATGAATAAACAATTAGAAATAAAGTGGTTCCTCAACCAGAATAAATTTGGGCTTTTTGGCTTATTAGAAACTAAAATTAGAGGTAGTAATTGGATAAAAGTTAAAAACGTTGTGTGTGATTCCTGGGCTATTTGCACTAACAGTAGCTACCACAAAGGGGTAGGATCTGGTTAATTTGGCAGCCTTCTCAGGTTGTGGTTAATGTGCAGCATGTCACAGCTCAATTAATACAGGCTAAGGTGTTTGATAAAACTAGGGACTGCCAGTTCTGGTTTACCCTTGTCTATGGCTTTAATAAGGATAAGGATAGGGAGAGTCTTTGGGAGTCCTTAATCTCACATGGGAAAAGAGTAGACAGTAGATGGATGGTGTGCGGGGATTTTAATAGCCTTATGCATCTGAATGAGAGGATAGGTGGAGCTGAGGTGCAATGGCATGATGTTCTCCCTATGAAGCAGATGACTGTCAGTTGTGACTTAACTGAATTGAAGACTATTGGATCTTTTTTTACATGGAACAATAAGCATGAAAATGGGTCCAAAGTCTATAGCAAAATTGATAGAGTATTGGTAAATGCTGACTGGTTGAATGATTTCCCTGACTGTTTTGCCAACTTTCTCCCTGAAGGTCTTTTTGATCACTGCCCATGTGTGATCTCCTTCCAGGAAGAAAGAGAGAGGAAGGGTAGTCCTTTCAAGTACTTCAATATGTGGTCTCTGGTGGATGATTTTCTTAGGGTGGTTGAGACTCATTGGAAGAAAACTGTGAATGGGAACCCTATGTTTCAGGTTACTCAGAAGCTAAAAACCTTGAAACATAGCTTAAAGCAACTGGATAGGCATAACTTCAGTGACATTGAGAACATCACCCATGTGACTGAAGTTGCTCTTGAGGGGTTTCAGAAAAAGCTTAGACTTGATCCTTTGAATCAGGAAATTTGTAATGCTGAATATGCCTGTTCACAGGAACTGAGATTTCTTAAAACTGCTTGTACTCAATAcctccaacaaaaatcaaaggaAAATTGGATGGACGAGGGAGATTCTAATTCTGCATTCTTTCATGCTAGTATTAAACATAGAATAATGAAGAATAGAGTTTACTAGATTAAGAATATGCATGGTGTGTTATGCACTGAGCAGAAGGAGATTCAGGGTGCATTTGAAGAGTATTATGGCACGTTATTAGGCACTTCCAAACCTGTAGAACCTGTTAATGTGAAGGTTGTTAGGCATGGGCCTTGCTTAACTACAGCTCATCATGATACCTTACTTGCTCCTGTCACTGATGATGAAATTAAGACTGCACTTTTCTCCATTCCTGGTACTAAAGCTCCTGGACCAGACGGATATAGTAGCCAGTTTTTCAAAGATGCGTGGACCATCATAGGGAAGGATGTTATTTTTCTTTGTAAAGAATGTTTTTAAGTCTGGAAAACTTCTGAAAGCTTGTAATGCAACTGTCCTCACTCTGATACCTAAGGTGGATGTTCCTGAGCATGTCACTCAATTTAGGCCAATAGCTTGTTGTAACACCATTTATAAATGTGTTACAAAAGTTATTTGTAATAGGTTGAATACTATTTTGCCTGAGATAATTAGCCCCTCTCAAAGTGCTTTCATCAAGGGGAGGGACATTGTGGGAAATGTTCTTATTTGTCAAGATTTAATAAGACTGTACAGAAGGAAAGCTTGTTCCCCTAGAGTAATGATGAAGATTGACTTACAAAAGGCGTATGACTCTGTTGAATGGGCCTTCCTGAGACAAATGTTGAGTGCTCTTAACTTCCCCAGTCATTGGATGGAGCTCATTATGCAATGTGTGAGTACTCCCACCTTTTCTATGGCTTTAAATGGGAATGTTTTTGGGTACTTTCAAGGGAAACGTGGACTGAGACAAGGGGATCCCCTTTCCCCCCTTCTCTTCACTATTTTCCTGGACTATCTAAGtaggattttattgtgggttcaGAGGAGGACTGAGTTTAGATATCACCCACTATGTAAAAGAGTGCAGCTAAGTCATCTATGCTTTGCAGATGACTTAGTGATGTTCTGCAGAGGTGATGTATCATCTGTCTTGCTGATGCTGAGGGCTTTTAAGACTTTCTCATTAGCCTCTGGTCTGGTAATGAATCAAGGAAAATCTGAGATTTATTGCAATGGGGTTGACAAGCACACCATGGCAATGATGATTAGGATCTCTGGAATGCACAGTGGCAAAATCCCTTTCAAATATTTGGGAGTGAACATATCTCCTAAACGATTGGGTGTCAATGATTGTCAGTGCCTCATTGATAATGTAACTACCAGAATGCGAAGTTTGGGGGCAAGAAAACTGTCATATGCTGGTAGAGTGGTGATGATCAAGGCTGTCCTAAGTACACTTCACAATTATTGGGCACGAATTTTCATACTGCCAAAAACTATACTTGCTAAGATTGATTCCTTATGCAGCCAGTTTCTTTGGCATGGCAATGATATAAAGGAGAGTCCAGCTTTGGTTGCTTGGGAGCAAATATGTAAGGCAAAAAAGAAGTGTGGGCTTGGATTGAAAAATCTGTACTGCTGGAATATAGCTGCAGTAGCAAAGTATGCCTGGTGGATTGCTCAAAAGACTGATCATTTATGGGTCCGCTGGATTCATGCAGTTTATATGAAAGACAAAGAATGGGAGGATTATGTACCTGGCAGTGGAGTTAGTTGGGCATGGAGGAAAATTTGCTGGGTTAAAGACCTAGTTAAACATCATATGTTCAATGATACTCTTACTGATTATACTATCAAGCTAGGATATGTCTGGCTTGTTGATGAGGGGATGGATGTCTCTTGGCATGCTTGGACTTCCAACAGGCTGATTGTCCCAAAGCATGGTTTTATTATATGGTTACTGGCTCATAGACGACTCTTAACACAAGATAGATTGGTTAGAATGGGGATCATTCACCTGAATTGCTGTTATCTTTGTGGTGATGACAAAGAAAGTTTGGAGCATCTGTTTTTCCAATGCTCCTTCAGTAGAAGATGCTTGGTTTTTTTATCTGACTGGCTTCAGTTGCAGCTCCCCAGATAAGAAGTTTTTGTCATGGTGGGTGCAACTGAGGTGCAGATCCCTGCAACAGAAACAAGCGCTTGCTGCTGTGTTGGCTGCAGCAGTATATTTCATTTGGTGGTGCAGGAACAAATGTCGAACTTAAGAGTTAGTTCCTATGCCAATAGTGGTGATGAAGAGATGCAAGAAGGATATTCAGATGAGACTAAGTAGTTGTAGGCATTTGTCTAAATTCTCAAAAACAAATGCTTGGTTTAACAAAATTTGTAGTAACTAATGATGTATGAGTGCATCTGGCGTAGCTCAAAGGCAAAAATGTAAGTGGTGACAAATTGTATGAGTGGTTTTATGATCATTAATGAAatgcttacattttcccaaaaaaaaaaaaaaaaaaaatcactataattacataaaatcatatttatgcacaagttaattaccctaaccaacttaggactcaaaattagtctccactaactatttgactataattaacttatatttcttaaaattgttcattaatggactcaaaattacaataaaatgctataaacttcaaatacatcacaaaaatttcaaataaatttgaaatttgaaatttaaactcatgaacattctggaaaaataccatgacactcataatgtccaaaaacttaggttaaaaaatttcgaaatttatcgggaaaaacaatgttgcggtttatcggatttatcaattataatcataaaaaacatgagaaaaattatatttatcaacttttcaattttagatctgaaaaaggtaataaaataaatcactggaaaaactcataaaattatgaaaatttacaggtcatcaaaatataatatatgtaaaaacatatccaaaaaccactggaaaaaccgaagtttagctaattttagtccaaaaatgacatttttatcataaaatcacattttaatgccattattatataaaatgaacaataaaaatccataaatttatcaaaatatcctaaatacattttagaaccagaaactttaacatgcatgattgatttcatgatatatcataataaacacaaatttataagttttatatgttaatcgtataactcggaaaaactataaccgatttgcatgcaaacaacctaaggctcttgataccgcttgttggaaatctatatctcattaatttacatattcatatatg
This genomic window contains:
- the LOC141637598 gene encoding uncharacterized protein LOC141637598 yields the protein MARKKKPTKNLNQNINHQNSNSNNQNNHNKSAIKAANTNMNSNNNSTMNSPKTGGRPALRVSPLRFEVDLEPIEEETDGDEEEESATVEDSVRPLLQLSKEDVDGEIQYWSTSVFCYILGANPPSSVISGFVKRVWQSHGVDKVSFLPNGIFIVRFKTKEQQQQVLNNGHLLFYSKPVIIKEWSPDVALIKHDVKQVPVWMKLYGLEIKFWGKECLKKLSGEVGKFIKCDDATSKRSFFGYARILIEVQIGQNFPKELSFVDELGLLHKLRVDYDWLPVSCVQCKGMGHTAEQCRKGEGHKPQRKVWKPKTQPVKPAVLNPQLKPAGTPRAQVVQKNVCTPVVQPTVTPLVTPAVLVPKRVEMSSFPRKILTRMMRQETTDTSQPSVSGVSFLDSLNMTISRRMSARKRGLRRIQADNAQLIQAKVFDKTRDCQFWFTLVYGFNKDKDRESLWESLISHGKRVDSRWMVCGDFNSLMHLNERIGGAEVQWHDVLPMKQMTVSCDLTELKTIGSFFTWNNKHENGSKVYSKIDRVLVNADWLNDFPDCFANFLPEGLFDHCPCVISFQEERERKGSPFKYFNMWSLVDDFLRVVETHWKKTVNGNPMFQVTQKLKTLKHSLKQLDRHNFSDIENITHVTEVALEGFQKKLRLDPLNQEICNAEYACSQELRFLKTACTQYLQQKSKENWMDEGDSNSAFFHASIKHRIMKNRVY